In Carya illinoinensis cultivar Pawnee chromosome 7, C.illinoinensisPawnee_v1, whole genome shotgun sequence, the following are encoded in one genomic region:
- the LOC122315824 gene encoding cell cycle checkpoint protein RAD17 yields MVAGMRNNVVVLSSDGEDSDYSLTSNRSFSKPKSRLLVTRSNPRGAKKARLSGSRPHSSKEPSKLDDIRYYYEDFDEVYNGFKVSAGLRGSNTQGLWVDKYKPRSLEELAVHKKKVEEVKLWFEDRLRSSKGKLSNQVLVITGQAGVGKSATIHTIASHLGIRVCEWNTPTPIIWQEHLHNSSTGINYTSKLDEFENFAERIRKYGLIPSSFTGGSKSSVILLIDDLPVMNGKAAFQRLQNCLHLLVRSTRVPTVVLLSDCGKTDSADLTARCFEELQLCLESAGACKVAFNPITHNSIKRTLSRICRQERCNVAADQIDLIANASGGDIRHAITSLQFLCVKPDPTHSLSICDTITICSREKPDVLSALDDGSSLQFGRDESLSLFHALGKFLHNKRDSQNGMELEQAEFIVQERLSRLPLKMHAPEKILCQAHGQARPIADFLHENVLDFLSEEAIDDAWTVASYLGDADMLLATFRGMLSRYNEAENVLQSAAASVAARGVLFGNSHPLPSRWHSIRRPKLWQIERSLLHNKIEMAKRRFDGHSGINLSDMSIVATEYTPLFKWLGYGTTGGLETHHVSMHSDITEDYFGKMKLEDKESETTDDEIEDW; encoded by the exons ATGGTTGCGGGGATGAGGAACAACGTGGTTGTTTTATCATCGGATGGTGAAGACAGTGACTACTCATTGACTTCTAATCGGAGCTTTTCGAAGCCGAAATCGAGATTATTGGTCACTCGTTCAAACCCTAGAGGAGCGAAGAAGGCTCGCCTTTCCGGTTCTCGGCCTCACTCGAGTAAAGAACCCAGTAAATTAGATGAT ATTAGGTACTATTATGAAGATTTTGATGAAGTATATAATGGGTTCAAGGTATCTGCTG GTTTGCGAGGGAGCAACACACAGGGGTTATGGGTTGACAAATACAAACCTCGTTCCTTGGAAGAGCTTGCTGTTCACAAAAAGAAG GTTGAAGAAGTCAAGTTATGGTTTGAAGACAGATTGAGATCTTCTAAG GGAAAACTTAGCAATCAAGTTCTTGTAATCACTGGGCAAGCTGGAGTGGGAAAGTCT GCAACTATTCACACAATTGCATCTCACCTTGGAATCAGAGTGTGTGAATGGAACACACCTACTCCGATAATTTGGCAAGAACATCTACATAACTCCAGCACAG GGATTAACTACACATCTAAGTTGGatgagtttgaaaattttgctgAGAGAATAAGGAAGTATGGATTGATCCCGTCATCCTTTACCGGAGGGTCAAAATCATCTGTCATACTCCTAATTGATGATCTTCCAGTGATGAATGGAAAAGCTGCTTTTCAAAGACTTCAAAACTGTTTGCATCTTCTTGTGCGATCAACTCGGGTACCAACGGTTGTCTTGCTCTCTGACTGTGGTAAAACTGATTCAGCAGATCTCACCGCAAGATGCTTTGAAGAACTTCAGTTATGTCTTGAGAGTGCCGGGGCTTGTAAG GTTGCTTTCAATCCTATTACACATAATTCTATTAAGAGGACACTTTCTAGAATATGCAGACAAGAACGTTGTAATGTTGCTGCTGATCAGATTGATCTAATAGCCAATGCGAGTGGTGGTGACATCCGACATGCAATTACATCTTTACAGTTCTTATGTGTCAAACCTGATCCCACGCATTCCTTATCTATATGTGATACCATTACCATATGCTCAAGAGAAAAACCAGATGTGCTCAGTGCTTTGGATGATGGATCTTCTTTGCAATTTGGCAGAGATGAGTCACTTTCTCTATTTCATGCTCTTGGAAAGTTTCTGCATAACAAAAGAGACTCTCAAAATGGCATGGAATTGG AGCAAGCTGAATTTATTGTACAGGAGAGATTATCAAGATTGCCATTGAAGATGCATGCTCCAGAAAAGATTCTCTGTCAAGCACATGGGCAAGCAAGGCCTATTGCTGATTTTCTACATGAAAATG TTCTAGATTTCCTGAGTGAGGAGGCAATAGACGATGCATGGACTGTGGCGTCATATTTAGGCGATGCAGATATGCTTCTTGCTACTTTCCGTGGAATGCTATCTAGATATAACGAGGCAGAAAATGTTTTACAGTCAGCTGCTGCTTCAGTTGCTGCTCGTGGTGTGTTATTTGGAAATTCTCACCCGTTACCTTCCAG GTGGCATTCCATTCGTCGGCCAAAGCTTTGGCAGATTGAGCGGTCATTACTGCACAATAAG ATTGAGATGGCAAAGCGTAGATTCGATGGTCACAGCGGAATAAATTTATCAGATATGTCAATTGTGGCTACAGAGTACACACCTTTATTCAAATGGCTTGGATATGGAACCACTGGAGGCCTGGAAACTCATCATGTATCGATGCATTCGGACATAACAGAAGACTATTTTGGTAAGATGAAATTGGAGGACAAAGAAAGTGAGACTACTGATGAtgaaatagaagattggtaA